The Plodia interpunctella isolate USDA-ARS_2022_Savannah chromosome 22, ilPloInte3.2, whole genome shotgun sequence genome includes the window AGGAGAATAAagttagatataaatattgcgctgcgatttaaaaaaatgggtACTGAGTATACCTATGTACTTAAGTTTTGGGGTTTTCTACAAGAAACatagaaatgaaaatactaaattattaagtaaatttattgtcaaataaaatgtaatctaTGTGAATAATCTTTGGTTTTCTAACACTTCACTTAAAATCACCCATCTCCTTTTGACCCATCTCCTTAAAAACCCATTTAGGTAAAGGAACCATGAACTAAATCTATACTTAAttcgttaataaaaaataactaactcGTTGTACATATTGTAAAGAATtgaatttactaaattttaaatctaacaacacttacaaaaataaaaacaataacacatAACCTAATCTTtgcctattaaaaaaaacaggcGCTACAAGAATATTTCTAACACTACCTATCACATTATACAATATAGCGTAAACTTTACACTGCACCTTATAGAAAGGAATTACCTAAACTTACATCATTTATTGCCAAAGTAAACAATTCTTGAAAGCAATAACCAGATAATGCAAAAAGACGttgctaaattaattaaaattaggtaATTATCATTGTCTGTGCCTAGTTTGGCGTATAAtcttttcgaaaataatttttactggTCGTCAGACGGCTGTTTGACCCAGAATCCCCATGGAGCGTAACCGTCATGCTTGGTAGGACCTCTGTAAACTTTGATTTGGACGCGCGCGATATCATCTGAaacgagaaaaaaatatcttacttTCGCTAGAGGATATCGAGGTTTGGTccattttttatctgtatgtCATAAGTAGagatacaaaaatgtaaactttttaattattccgCTTCATACGTAAGACGGTCCTTTCTTAAGCACGGTAACCTTGGTTTTATAGGTATCCTATATcggtaaatattttagttataaccataaaactttaaattccATTCACCTCTCTTATCAGCGGCATTGCTTCCTTCCTCTTCATCATCAAACTCGTGAGGTCGAGCCACCGCCAGCGACAGGAGCGCCATCAGCATTATGAAGATCCAAACGGCTCTCtgaaaaaatgacaaataaatatcagtTATATTATAAGCTTTTTCCCTCGGATCTGCTCGCGTACGTAATTTCCCCACGACAACGTTTATCTTCTTCATGGATCTTCTTCGGAATGATTGGTTccgcactttacaaaattttaagatgatTTGCTTGAGCATGTAAACcgtgaaatacaaataaacttattttcgcatttataatattacttaggaTTAATTTGGCTAAACAAAGTGGCTACAAGACGACCACATCGTATCTAACTTACTTAAGCCGTACGAGGCGACAGACACAGCTTTGGCAGCTTATAGGAAGCAAtaagaattaatatttctatgttttattcctggaattagtaggtactccgtgtTTTATTACGTACAGTGAGAATATAAGtgagaatttatttgttttttccttttagttgatctacaaaattaacatataatCTATTTTGACTAAAGCActttttttacgatttttcGACTATGTCGTGTACTCTATACGATGTATAGAAGTAGGTATATCCGTGTTGGGCAGAGCTGAAGGTGCTGGAGCAgctgtttttatattttgtggaTGATCTATGGaatttaagtacttacctacctatatgttaACTTTTTCTGAATGAAAACTCCTCAccacctttttttttataagagaAGTATCAATCAAAATCCCTTCATTCTATCTATCATCAACCACACCCCGGTCACcgagtaaatacaaaaaacaggAGAAAAGACCAAAACAACCAGAAAAATGATTTATGATGATTGCCCGAAGCCTTTCCCGGAACCTGGTAAAGAattcgattttatttcttattgatTGTTGCGTTGTTTGGGCTAAGAGCGAAGAAATATTGTGCCAACATTTTAACATGCTGTACCACATAGAGGCCGAAGAGCAGCAGAAAATCTTCCATTCGCTTTGTAAAGATCTTTGGGAAGAATGTACAATCCCCATGACATGGTAAAGAAATTCGATCATCTTTGGTCGTATGGGCGTTTACGAGATCGCAAAATTCAGAGGCATGTCTAAAAATTCGAGAAAACAACCCAATGAGaagttgtaattttaattaattatcgtGTCTGTGTCGTGAAAAAACGACAACGAAAATTGGGAAAAATTCGCCAACCAATCTAgggtgtttaaaaaaaaaagttgcgTCCTACTAGTGTCGTGAAAGTGGTTCGTTGCCGCGCCGAGCTGTCCAGCCCTGCCGAGTATTTGTAAGTTAATGTgcgaataaaaacatatttattttaaaacttttattttacataatctctaattaaactaattacatatgtttaaaagaaataaacctGTCACAACTTTTCCTTTTCACACCATTCATTTTAGGAGCCACAATAAATACCATATTTTCCATCCTCCTAAAATGTTTGATGTGTTCAAACTTTAGGAGTCTTGAGTCAAGCATTTACCAACATCAGATACTCCATAAAGATCACAGTTTATAACAGGATACGGTCTAGTCTAGAAAGTTCAACAGACATTCATTTCCCAAACACATCATGTTAGCATAACTAGTATAATATGACAATGAAGCTTATTTCCTAAACATTGGCTGGCTAAAACATGTTGTTTAAACATAAAGTACAAATCAAACACACAACCCCACAGTTACCGTTCTgactgaaaattaaatagatcCTGGGATTACACATGATCTACGATgtcattcaaatataaatacaaacatcAGATTTTGGAACTTTAATTGTAATCTACactctatacatataataaaactgtaagggAGCTATATTTGTATGCACATCACATAAAAACTTTTGATAaggttttcaattttataaagaatGGTCAACTTATAATCTGGTATAGTTTCATTGCAATATGTTGCTTAGAACttgaaatattgataaatgttgAGCTGGCTGGAAAAACTAgtctaaaatataactattcaGGGTAGTCCAAAAACTACATCTATAACAAATATCATTGAAGCTCCGTCAATGATATTTGAGATAATGTACTAGGTGTATTCTTAAAAACTATTCATTGTTCACTTTGCTTGACTCCGAATTTTTGTCAGATTCATTTCCGCTGTCTGTAGACACGGCCTGGGCCCGGCTCGTGGTTGCTTCCTCTTCCTCGTCATCACTTAAAGATGAACAATCCGATAACTCCGCATCGATCCACAATTTGGCTTTCTTCATTCCTTTAGGCTTGTCTTCCTCTAGCTTTCTCTTTGATCCAACCTCATTGGAGCTTCCTGCAGCCTGCCAGCCAGCATCCACAGCTGCGCTGACCCTTTCTGGCAGTTCCTGACGCTCTTTCTCATACATAGGGTTCAAATTCACATCAATTTTCGGCTCAGCTATCAATCTCTCCAGTTTCTTCTGCTTGCGTTCTGCGGCCTCCTTTTCCCGGTCTTCTTGACCTTGCAACCATTTCCTGAGACGTTTTTCTTCATTAATGTCTCTGAGACGACGGCCAGATAGATCTCTGCAAGCTTCTCTATTCGTAGTTTTCTCGATTTGAGCGCCAATCGCGCGCAACATCGAACCGAAGCCACCCTTCCCACCAAGAAGTCTCTTATATACTCGTACCACATAATTGAGATCgttgaatttcaaattttcaaaaattttcctTCCGTCTATAACTACGAACAAATCATCAGCAGGTACACCATAATCTTGAGAAATCTTTTCCTTGAGTGACTCCACATCTGGGCAATCTAAGTTTGGAAGTAATGCATTTTCGTAGTAAAACATGCAAGGCATCTTGAATACCACAAATGCATAAActaattctaaatattttcacgTTCAACCGTATAGTTAATTATTACtacaagtacaaaataaaaataaataaacacaactCTTAACAACAAAAAGCACCACGCCACGGAAGTGGGACGGAATTCACTCAATGAAGGGAACGGAACAAACAAGTCATTCATTCGATGAATGAACCAAGCGTGTACCTACAATACAATCATTACcaaggtaggtacctactattttatctcaaactCCATAAAAAGATGGAATGagacaaaagattttttttgtttgggtCTGGGTCTGGAAAGCCTAGGGTAAGAcatcgaagtacttactaaatccatgggtaAGACAAAAGAGTAGGTACAACGAATAAAACATAGCTAAACACAGGTGACAGAGGAAGGTAGGTAAGTACTCACTTTGTAATCCATGATGAAAAGTTATCAACacaattatttactaaaaaatatgttcattactaaataaagtttgtCAATGCTGGTGACTTAAATAGACTCTGGAGTTCTTTCTCTTTTCTTTTAATACGCGTTACTGATCTTCAATTTCATGCTccaatgaatattaaataaataaccgtGGAAAGAGAAAGTACAAATTGTAATACTAGTTTCTTTTTCTCCCGTTTTTTGACGTAATCGAACAGCTAGGTACCTATCGTAACCAAAATAGTAAGAATTATTTGGATACGGTGCCTACTTATAATTACTACTACCTATGTAGAGataaaagttgttatagtttatgtttatttaacttcAACATCATAGGAGTAAACCTATATGTAAACATAGTATTGTAATATGTTTGTGTATGCTAGGTATGTATCTACATAAGTGATTTAATCCTGTTAAAAAgctaatacattttaaacttaaGTAAGTTTTGCCTATTTCAGTCaatggcaaataaaatattataaagttgtatagtaacaaaatatgttttatgagTAACATggtaaatttaacaaataaaacacctttttacatacatgcgtattttatttagtatatttattatcattacctatattttacataGACAAGGAACGAGAATGACAGTGGTGGTTGGTGTCGCTGGTTGCCGCCATTACGCTGTCTGTCAAATTAGTCCGATGTCCAATAAAATTTgagctttttaaaattaacaggAAGTCGTCCTTTTAACAGAAATTTAGTGGCATCTAATTTGGATATTTCGTTGAGAAATGGCTCAAAATATTAATCCACATTACGCTTCATCGTCTAATCCAGCGAAACAGAATGAGGAcacgataaaattaaaagataatcATGCAGTCAGTAAACGGTAAGTACTACTGACGATGCACTTTATTGTATTCATTGTTTCCCTTGTCAAATTCTAACAAAACGTGTATTTTTGCTTTCAGATTGCAAAAAGAGTTGATGGAGCTAATGAGAAGTGCTGACAAAGGTGTATCAGCCTTCCCGGAATGCGAAAACCTGTTCAAATGGATCGGTACAATTAGTGGGCCCCAAGACACAGTTTACGCGGGGCACAAATACAAACTGTCCCTGGAATTTCCTAATTCTTACCCGTATGCGCCTCCCGTAGTGAAATTTTTGACGCCTTGTTTTCACCCTAACGTAGACACTTGTGGGTTAATATGTTTGGACATTTTGAAGGACAAGTGGACGGCTTTGTATGATGTGCGCACAGTTTTATTGTCCATTCAGAGTCTGCTAGCCGAGCCCAATACACAGAGCCCTTTAAACCAGCAAGCATCATACTTATGGGCAAACCAAGAAGCATACAAAAAGTACCTAGACGAATTTTATAGTAAACATAAAGATTCTTAGTCGATTAGTTCACTTTaatgtatttcattttgagttgcattgtattttgtgttgtggTCGTTTGAATATGTTTGCAAAGAGATTGGGAGCatggttatttattaatttatacctaTTAGGAATACAAAAGttatctaaattttaatatgtacagTATTAAATTGATTCCCAGCTTTATCCCAAAAACTacagaattaaattttgtcattccttcataacaatttaaatatttcggaGTCTAAATTACTTTATATGGTAATCTGATAAAATGATGTCGGTGACAATGATATTGGGAATGTCTTTCTCAGTCTGCCTTCTTTCCATGTAAAAAGTTTTACATGCTCCCATCTCTTGTTTGATTAAGATGGAGTCTATATGAAAGAATCACTGACAATTATAATTCTTTAGTgcaatttaattgtatttttcttttaatccCTAAAGCAAATACAAGAAGACCAAGCTGTCTTTCCACTTCAAGCAACTGAAAcagatcattatttttttaatgtcgaGGCTTCAGTAGCTTGGTGAAACTATGCCGGCCCATAgggaaatttcattttatttggtattataTCTGCCGTTGCATCATCACCCCTCTTCagaaagtataaatatatctggCCTCCCGTGACAATGTTTGTTCAATGTAATGTTGATCTCACCGTTGGCCAGAGAGGGATCATGCAGGAGTTTAGCTTGAGTACTGGTCACATTCAGATCatataaacatttcataaattttctcCAATGGTTTTAAGTTGCTGCATtcatgaaaaaattatatagaaacaaatttactCATAGCTTAAGTACATTTACAGAAAAATGAACATGTTAATAGATGGTACTATCTATCATTATGCAGGCAGGTCTACACCATCGGCTAATTTGATTATGAATTTTCTAAGAACCTCAAAAATTGATGGAATGGTATTTGCTTGTGGTAAGGTATTGAGCACCTGCTAGGATCATGCTACCAATTGCTTGTAATTATGGTTTGTTCCCATTGTgttacaccaccatttgttacAGCAACACTGCTACACACTATTATAGGCAGTGTAATACCTGCCCTAGGATAAATCAGTCTGGTATATAAAAAGGAGTTTTTTTGAATGTCAATgcattatatttcaaatagataacaatttatttacaattgcACTTctctataacaattttatatagtaaatGTAATGAGTTATATTTCCATTTATCAGGGTGTTGATTCTACTAaagtcaaaattgtttttgtatagTAACTGTTAAACAAAGCTTAAATTATCCAAAAGCGATTATATGATTGATTATAACCATAGCAGAATCAGACCATTATAGGAGTTGATTATGTTTTgatataagaaattaaaataccagtttttatattattttaacaatagatTAACATTTGTAGCGTTCAGTGGTCTATTACATAATTCTATGTTCACTGctcataaacatttatttctctcTATAGGAagtaaactttaatatttatgacgATATGTTCTCATGCACacttaaatattcttttatttttcattttaaatgctTATATTTGTCCGTGGGCAAGTTCTTGTTACACATTTCCGTCCTTTTTCATCAAATCATTAAATTTCTATAAACGCGTTGGAGAACGAAGGAGCGCAAAGTAGCAATGGGGCTGGGctccaaaatttaaaattattatttagtaaccGGCGGTTAGTAAATGGACAGGGTCTAGAGTTAGCCGCGTAACCGCTTCATACGTTCCCGAACGCACTATTATTAGCGAGTCAATCGCTATCTCAAAAAGTTTACAGCGGATCAGTGACCTCTGATTGCTGGCAACTCACGTGCACtttgtaaaaaagttaaaaaagaaGTCCGGAATTCGATAGTACCTGTTGCAATGAGAATAGAGTCAGTGTGTATTCTCCTTGCCCTGTGGAAGTACAGTCAACCTTAACAAGCTACCCTGATCGGACCTCTATTCCGCCGCGGTAATAACCGACGGATTTACAACGCGTTCAGTCGTGTACAGTCACGTGctttaatatgtttaatacACACCGGTTCGTATTCCGATGTGGCATagactaaaattaaatgcaaataaattatgcctAGTGTCCGAAATATTACAGATGGAAGTTTGtatcaattttcataattGTTAGCTTTGCCATGATGGACTAACCCTTTGTATTCATACCAACGCAGGTGACTGTACCATAGCGTCGCGCAACAAACCCTAAAAGGAATGTTATTATACATGGGTACTTATTTTCAACcactttttatacatattggCACACATCTCCGCATCTACCATCATAGCAATGAACATTTTTcctacaaataaatgtatcttaaatataacttactaACGATAATAGACTAGAACGTGCATGTAAAAcaacttacatattttagatACTGATtgatatattgttaaaaaaaaaccgaatcATCGAAGAATTTTCTTACACATTATTTGGATAAACAAACATCCATAATTTCATtactcttaaaataaattaagcatATTCACgacatatttagaaaataaaagtgtatttaaataacttaaaatactaGATTTATGTCAGTCAAATGCATAGAAAAAAGACGTGTTTCCCgccaaaattgaaattaattttcgcACAAGGTTACTTTtcgaaaataacattaaaattaaagatatcTTATAGTTAGGAATTATACAATTCTCTCACTCTagctatttacataaaaacataaattacaattgtTTTACACTTATTCGATccaactataaaatataaggcGTTCCTAACCTCATTCCAAAATAGTTCTTATAACCGGTATTTTTCGGTACTATTCTATAGTTACTAGAGTTATTGAACTTTTAGCTTTCTGTAACGTAACTAGTTGTCGGTACTAGATTTTATGGAATAACACCGGTACAACTTAAAACTATTAGCACAGGTATTGCATCTGATACCGTTAACCCAAAAAGTACCGGTACTTCAAACCTCTCAAACTAACTTTTAACAATAATCAACAAAAACATCAATATTACTACAACAACcgctaaaattaatatacaatgCATCTTTCTGTTTTTCCTATGATAGCTGTCCGCTTTCTGCAATTGTTTGAATCCTTCATAAACCTGTGTGTGTGTCTGttctatattataatctatCCTATCTAATATAGTACCTTGTTCGTGTACCATATGTCCCAAGTCCTTAAAAATCTCATTTAAGTCCATGATGGACCGTACTATTTTGTTCACTTCTTCCTCTCTTTCAGAGaccatttttgtattttcttcttGTAATAAAAGCAGTTGTTTTTGATTCATCACTTGCTTTTCTGACGTATCACCTTGCTCGTCTTCCACATAACCTTTTTGAGTCCCAGACGTGCTGGGCAAGGAGAATAATAGATCTGTTTGGTTGCTCGATAGCCCTGGTAATAGGTCGTTGTCATTAAGACTCAGTTCTTCGAAGTT containing:
- the LOC128679702 gene encoding splicing regulator SDE2 → MPCMFYYENALLPNLDCPDVESLKEKISQDYGVPADDLFVVIDGRKIFENLKFNDLNYVVRVYKRLLGGKGGFGSMLRAIGAQIEKTTNREACRDLSGRRLRDINEEKRLRKWLQGQEDREKEAAERKQKKLERLIAEPKIDVNLNPMYEKERQELPERVSAAVDAGWQAAGSSNEVGSKRKLEEDKPKGMKKAKLWIDAELSDCSSLSDDEEEEATTSRAQAVSTDSGNESDKNSESSKVNNE
- the vih gene encoding ubiquitin-conjugating enzyme E2 C is translated as MAQNINPHYASSSNPAKQNEDTIKLKDNHAVSKRLQKELMELMRSADKGVSAFPECENLFKWIGTISGPQDTVYAGHKYKLSLEFPNSYPYAPPVVKFLTPCFHPNVDTCGLICLDILKDKWTALYDVRTVLLSIQSLLAEPNTQSPLNQQASYLWANQEAYKKYLDEFYSKHKDS